The proteins below are encoded in one region of Leptotrichia sp. oral taxon 218:
- the argH gene encoding argininosuccinate lyase, producing the protein MKKMWEGRFHKETNKLLEKFNASITFDKRMYEEDIKGSIAHSRMLSKQGIISSEEQKEIENGLLLIKNEIENGTFEFKIEDEDIHMSIEKRLTEIIGAVAGKLHTARSRNDQVALDVRMYVRKEAKKIKELLINFENVILNLSEKYEDIIIPGYTHLQRAQPILFSHHLMAYFQMFKRDITRIDDFLERSDEMPLGAGALAGTTFNLDRHFVAKELGFSKPTENSLDSVSDRDFIIELGMIISVISMHLSRFSEEIIIWCTSEFSFINLDDAFATGSSIMPQKKNPDIAELVRGKTGRIYGNLMAILTTMKALPLAYNKDMQEDKEGIFDSIDNIKLCIEIFYSMLNTVTVNKEKIFDSMKYGFLNATDVADYLAKHGVPFRQAHKIVGEIVSYCENKKIAIEDMTLSEFQNFSEIFKDDIQNEITIENCVNKRNSFGGTSIQNVKMQIKNAKLFLETI; encoded by the coding sequence ATGAAAAAAATGTGGGAAGGACGGTTTCATAAAGAAACTAATAAATTATTGGAAAAATTTAATGCGTCTATTACCTTTGATAAAAGAATGTATGAAGAAGATATAAAAGGAAGTATCGCTCATAGCAGAATGCTCAGTAAACAAGGGATTATCTCTTCTGAAGAACAAAAAGAAATTGAAAATGGACTGCTTCTAATAAAAAATGAAATTGAAAATGGAACTTTTGAGTTTAAAATTGAAGATGAAGATATTCATATGTCAATTGAAAAAAGATTGACTGAAATTATTGGCGCTGTTGCTGGAAAACTTCATACAGCTCGAAGTCGAAATGACCAAGTGGCGCTTGATGTGAGAATGTATGTGAGAAAAGAGGCTAAAAAAATTAAAGAACTTCTTATAAATTTTGAAAATGTCATTTTGAATTTGTCAGAAAAATATGAAGACATAATAATTCCAGGTTATACGCACTTACAAAGAGCACAGCCTATCTTGTTTTCTCATCACTTAATGGCTTATTTTCAAATGTTTAAAAGAGACATCACAAGAATTGATGACTTTTTAGAAAGAAGTGATGAAATGCCGCTTGGAGCTGGAGCACTTGCTGGAACGACTTTTAACTTAGATAGACATTTTGTTGCAAAAGAGCTTGGATTTTCTAAGCCGACTGAAAATAGCTTAGATTCTGTGAGTGACAGAGATTTTATAATTGAGCTTGGAATGATTATTTCAGTAATTTCTATGCATCTGTCGAGATTTTCTGAAGAAATAATTATCTGGTGCACATCTGAATTTTCATTTATAAATTTAGATGACGCTTTTGCGACTGGCTCTTCGATTATGCCACAGAAAAAAAATCCTGACATAGCGGAACTTGTGCGTGGAAAAACTGGAAGAATTTATGGAAATTTGATGGCAATTTTGACTACAATGAAAGCTCTTCCACTTGCTTATAATAAAGATATGCAGGAAGACAAGGAAGGAATTTTTGACTCAATTGACAACATCAAGCTTTGCATCGAAATTTTTTATTCAATGTTGAATACTGTTACAGTAAATAAAGAAAAAATCTTTGACTCAATGAAATACGGATTTTTAAATGCAACTGATGTGGCTGATTATTTAGCAAAACACGGCGTTCCATTTAGACAGGCACACAAAATTGTCGGAGAAATTGTTTCTTATTGCGAAAATAAAAAAATTGCAATTGAAGATATGACGCTTTCAGAATTCCAAAATTTTTCTGAAATATTTAAAGACGACATTCAAAATGAAATTACTATCGAAAACTGTGTAAATAAAAGAAATTCATTTGGCGGAACTTCAATTCAAAATGTTAAAATGCAAATTAAAAATGCAAAATTATTTTTAGAAACAATTTAA
- a CDS encoding hemolysin family protein, translating to MSEGNLLLQIVIIIILTGINAFFSAAEMSIVSVNKNKIKILIEEGNKKAILLNNLLSEPSKFLSTIQVGITLASFFASASAATGLSHYFSDFLQKFKIPYASQFSMILVTFLLSYITLVFGELIPKRIALRDSEKIALRTIGVIVFISKIFSPFVKFLTLSTNLVLTVLKMKEDNIEEKVSKEELRSLVEVGKEHGVINEIEKEMIENIIVFDEKIAREIMIPRTKVFLVDKNISIKELFDTKEIERYSRIPVYEEEADNIIGVLMTKDLMIEAYKKGFENVNVASLVQEAYFVPETKNVNELFSEMQMEKKHIAILIDEYGGFSGIVTLEDLIEEVMGNISDEFDDEDLTVTKLPFSKNKYLVNGEISLNDLNDKFHFNLDSKYYDTLSGFLIEKLGYIPEDSEDIEPIQIGKVIFKPQTVKNKKIEKIIMTLNNAENSENGENHRNNENSKKNKKIEKNKGDKKENE from the coding sequence ATGTCCGAGGGCAACTTATTATTACAAATAGTAATAATAATTATTTTGACTGGAATCAATGCTTTTTTTTCCGCTGCGGAAATGTCAATTGTTTCAGTCAATAAAAACAAAATAAAAATTTTAATTGAGGAAGGAAATAAAAAGGCAATTTTGTTAAATAATTTACTTAGTGAACCAAGTAAATTTTTGTCAACAATTCAAGTTGGAATAACTCTTGCAAGTTTTTTTGCATCTGCATCGGCTGCAACTGGTTTATCGCACTATTTTTCCGATTTTTTGCAAAAATTTAAAATTCCTTATGCAAGTCAGTTTTCTATGATTTTAGTGACTTTTTTACTTTCATACATAACTCTTGTTTTCGGAGAACTTATTCCAAAACGAATTGCACTTAGAGATTCTGAAAAAATTGCACTTCGTACCATCGGTGTTATAGTTTTTATTTCAAAAATATTTTCACCGTTTGTAAAGTTTTTGACGCTGTCGACAAATTTGGTTTTGACTGTTTTAAAAATGAAAGAGGACAATATTGAAGAAAAAGTTTCTAAAGAAGAACTTCGTTCGCTTGTGGAAGTTGGAAAAGAACATGGTGTAATTAATGAAATCGAAAAAGAAATGATTGAAAATATAATTGTCTTTGACGAAAAAATTGCACGGGAAATTATGATTCCAAGAACAAAAGTTTTTTTAGTTGACAAAAATATTTCAATTAAAGAATTGTTTGATACTAAAGAAATTGAGCGATATTCAAGAATTCCTGTTTATGAAGAAGAAGCCGACAACATAATCGGAGTTTTAATGACAAAAGATTTAATGATTGAAGCCTACAAAAAGGGATTTGAAAATGTAAATGTCGCAAGTTTGGTTCAAGAAGCTTATTTCGTGCCAGAAACTAAAAATGTAAATGAATTATTTAGCGAAATGCAAATGGAAAAAAAACATATTGCTATTTTAATTGATGAATATGGCGGTTTTTCGGGAATTGTGACTTTGGAGGACTTAATTGAAGAAGTTATGGGAAATATCTCAGATGAATTTGACGACGAAGATTTAACAGTTACAAAATTACCATTTTCAAAAAATAAATATTTGGTAAATGGTGAAATTTCCTTAAATGACTTAAACGACAAGTTTCATTTTAATCTGGATTCCAAATATTATGATACATTGAGTGGTTTTTTAATTGAAAAATTGGGATATATTCCAGAAGACTCTGAAGATATTGAACCAATACAAATTGGAAAAGTTATTTTTAAACCGCAGACGGTAAAAAATAAAAAAATTGAAAAAATTATTATGACTTTGAATAACGCAGAAAATAGTGAAAATGGCGAAAACCATCGAAATAATGAAAACAGCAAAAAAAATAAAAAAATTGAAAAGAATAAAGGAGATAAAAAAGAAAATGAATAA
- a CDS encoding NCS2 family permease: MNNSNDIKLENLSGLKRIFPLLANKNVDMKKEIGAGVTTFLTMAYIIAVNPDILSKTGMNAGALVTATCLSAALGCFIMGLIANLPFALASGMGLNAFFAFTVVLKGGATWQMALTAVFIEGIIFILLTMFKIREAVVNSIPENMKHAVTGGIGVFIAFVGFSGSGLVIANESTKVSMGHFSPAVIISFIGLFIIAILDKKRVKGSILYGIVVSSILAWLFAIINPKEAAELKIFLPKGVFEFKSMTPIMGKLDFSFFYDIKSFGNFFVIICTFLFVDFFDTVGTLIGVCSKANMLDEKGNVPNVGRALMADAIATTLGAALGVSTVTTYVESSTGVLAGGRTGWTAITTGVLFLVSMFFSPIFIAIPACATAPALIYVGYLMLSSVKQIDLHDVLEGVPSFITITTMALTYSIGDGLTLGILSYVLINLLYNLFAKKEDKRPVSTVMVILAILFIIKLLFI; encoded by the coding sequence ATGAATAATTCAAACGATATAAAATTAGAAAATCTATCAGGTCTTAAAAGGATTTTTCCACTTTTGGCAAACAAAAATGTTGACATGAAAAAAGAAATTGGTGCAGGAGTTACAACTTTTCTTACAATGGCTTACATTATTGCAGTAAATCCTGATATTTTGTCCAAAACTGGTATGAATGCAGGAGCTCTAGTTACAGCAACTTGTCTTTCAGCGGCACTTGGTTGCTTTATAATGGGACTAATTGCAAACTTACCTTTTGCACTGGCATCTGGAATGGGACTAAATGCTTTTTTTGCATTTACCGTTGTCCTAAAAGGTGGAGCAACTTGGCAAATGGCTTTAACTGCTGTATTTATTGAAGGTATTATATTTATTTTACTTACAATGTTTAAAATCAGGGAAGCAGTTGTAAATTCAATTCCTGAAAATATGAAACACGCCGTTACAGGTGGAATTGGAGTTTTTATTGCATTTGTAGGATTTTCTGGAAGTGGACTTGTGATTGCAAATGAATCGACTAAAGTTAGCATGGGACACTTTTCACCAGCTGTGATAATTTCATTTATCGGTCTTTTTATAATTGCTATTTTAGACAAAAAGCGAGTTAAAGGTTCCATCCTTTACGGAATTGTAGTGAGTTCAATACTAGCTTGGCTATTTGCAATAATAAACCCAAAAGAAGCAGCTGAACTAAAAATCTTCTTACCAAAAGGAGTCTTTGAATTTAAATCAATGACACCGATTATGGGAAAATTGGATTTTTCATTTTTTTACGATATAAAATCATTTGGTAACTTTTTTGTAATAATTTGCACATTTTTATTCGTTGATTTTTTTGACACAGTTGGAACTCTTATTGGAGTTTGTTCTAAGGCAAATATGCTTGATGAAAAAGGAAATGTGCCAAATGTTGGTCGTGCTCTGATGGCTGATGCAATTGCCACAACTTTAGGAGCCGCACTTGGTGTATCAACAGTTACAACATATGTGGAAAGTTCGACAGGTGTTCTAGCTGGTGGAAGAACTGGATGGACAGCAATTACAACAGGAGTTTTATTTTTAGTTTCAATGTTCTTTTCGCCAATATTTATCGCAATTCCTGCATGTGCAACTGCTCCGGCTTTAATTTATGTAGGATATTTGATGTTGAGCTCAGTTAAGCAAATTGACTTGCACGATGTTTTAGAAGGTGTTCCATCTTTTATCACAATCACAACTATGGCGCTTACATATAGCATTGGAGACGGATTGACATTAGGAATTTTATCATATGTTTTAATAAATTTACTTTATAATTTATTTGCAAAAAAAGAAGATAAAAGACCTGTTTCAACAGTTATGGTTATTTTAGCGATTTTATTCATAATAAAATTATTATTTATTTAG
- a CDS encoding transglycosylase domain-containing protein, translated as MKKKNTEKKEKVKKPKKKFKLSTFLLKVFLFFCVIGIGAGAYLVYTVQKETPVDLIDGYAPVSPSVIYDMNGNQIDTIMVQNRAPIGIGDVPDYVQNAFLAIEDRKFRSHHGLDFVRTARAAFLTLTGRRREGGSTITQQLAKNAFLSPEQTLSRKLKEAILAIEIERKYTKDEILENYLNTIYFGQGAYGIKNAAIKYFDREPKNLTLGQAAILASLPKSPTKYSKLKYALERQKIVLHQMREYGFITDEQYNDAINEKIAFKNGDIKSRNEEEQISTSNVAPEFTTIVLSELRKILKISEEDQKFLFDGYKVYATVDLDLQRAAYKAFNSNYNLKTKAELNGALYSIDPSNGFVKAMVGGKDYKKGNFNRAVSSLRQPGSSFKPIVYLAALQKKMTMASVMEDSPLKINNWSPKNFDGSYRDSMTLDKAIEISNNIIPVKLLQYVGISKAEKVWRDAGVVGGDFPKNFTLALGSISTRPSDMAMFYAALANGGYQVEPQYIYKVENKYGEVIYEAKPKMKKVYDSKDVAVLTYMLENAVNYGTGQSAKVFKNGQLIPMAGKTGTTSDYVSAWFTGYTPTLATVVYVGNDDNKSMGTGMTGGSAAAPIWKNYMQSVVDLPNYNVGVFEFIDDYIKRKDLTTRDIDLENGLLDTDGVNKRTMLFKAGTEPIEYDNKFRGGIRF; from the coding sequence ATGAAAAAGAAAAATACAGAAAAAAAAGAAAAAGTGAAAAAGCCAAAAAAGAAATTTAAACTTAGTACTTTTCTTTTAAAAGTTTTTTTATTTTTTTGTGTAATTGGAATAGGAGCAGGAGCGTATTTAGTTTATACTGTGCAAAAAGAAACGCCAGTTGACTTGATTGACGGATACGCACCAGTTTCTCCATCGGTTATTTATGATATGAATGGAAATCAAATAGATACGATAATGGTTCAAAATCGTGCACCAATTGGAATTGGAGATGTTCCAGATTATGTGCAGAATGCTTTTTTGGCGATAGAAGATAGAAAGTTTAGAAGTCATCATGGACTAGATTTTGTGCGTACAGCTAGAGCAGCATTTTTGACGCTTACTGGTAGACGACGAGAAGGTGGAAGTACAATAACTCAGCAACTTGCAAAAAATGCATTCTTGTCACCTGAACAAACTTTGTCAAGAAAGTTAAAAGAAGCAATTTTAGCGATTGAAATTGAAAGAAAATATACAAAAGATGAAATTTTGGAAAACTATTTGAATACAATTTATTTTGGACAAGGTGCTTATGGAATAAAGAATGCGGCAATCAAATATTTTGACAGAGAACCTAAAAATTTGACACTTGGACAAGCGGCAATTTTAGCCAGTCTTCCAAAATCTCCAACAAAATATTCAAAATTAAAATATGCACTTGAAAGACAAAAAATAGTTTTGCATCAAATGAGAGAATATGGATTTATAACTGATGAGCAATATAACGATGCGATTAATGAAAAAATTGCTTTCAAAAATGGAGACATAAAGAGCCGAAATGAAGAAGAACAAATTTCAACTTCAAATGTTGCACCAGAATTTACAACAATTGTGCTGAGCGAATTAAGAAAAATTTTGAAAATTTCAGAAGAAGATCAAAAATTTTTATTTGACGGATACAAAGTTTATGCAACTGTCGACTTAGACTTGCAAAGAGCGGCATATAAGGCATTTAATAGCAATTACAATTTAAAAACTAAAGCTGAGTTAAACGGAGCGCTATATTCAATTGATCCAAGCAATGGATTTGTAAAAGCGATGGTTGGGGGAAAAGATTATAAAAAAGGAAACTTTAACCGTGCTGTAAGTTCATTGCGACAGCCAGGTTCATCATTTAAACCAATAGTATATTTAGCAGCATTGCAGAAAAAAATGACAATGGCAAGTGTGATGGAAGATTCTCCACTGAAAATCAATAATTGGTCGCCTAAAAACTTTGATGGAAGTTACAGAGACAGCATGACTTTAGACAAGGCGATAGAAATTTCAAATAATATAATTCCTGTAAAATTACTGCAATATGTGGGAATTTCCAAAGCTGAAAAAGTTTGGCGAGATGCTGGAGTTGTCGGTGGAGATTTTCCTAAAAACTTTACATTGGCATTGGGATCAATTTCTACAAGACCTTCAGATATGGCGATGTTTTATGCAGCACTTGCAAATGGAGGTTATCAAGTTGAGCCGCAATATATTTACAAAGTTGAGAATAAATATGGAGAAGTTATTTACGAAGCAAAACCTAAGATGAAAAAAGTTTACGATTCAAAAGATGTAGCAGTTCTTACATATATGTTAGAAAATGCTGTAAATTACGGAACTGGTCAATCAGCAAAAGTATTTAAAAATGGTCAGTTAATTCCAATGGCTGGAAAAACTGGAACGACTTCAGATTATGTGTCAGCTTGGTTCACAGGTTACACGCCAACTCTTGCAACAGTTGTCTATGTTGGAAATGATGACAACAAGTCAATGGGAACTGGAATGACAGGAGGTTCAGCTGCAGCACCAATTTGGAAAAATTATATGCAGTCAGTTGTAGATTTACCAAATTACAATGTCGGAGTATTTGAATTTATCGACGATTACATCAAGAGAAAAGATTTGACAACAAGAGATATTGACTTGGAAAATGGACTGCTTGATACAGATGGTGTAAACAAGAGAACAATGTTATTTAAGGCAGGAACAGAACCGATAGAATATGACAATAAATTTAGAGGTGGAATAAGATTTTAA
- the rlmN gene encoding 23S rRNA (adenine(2503)-C(2))-methyltransferase RlmN, whose product MEKIDILGLNLEELQEKFLSLGLKKFNANQVFDWLHNKLEFDFDKFSNVSKKDREILQKNFFVEKLEFKTHQVSEDKETEKFLFELNDKKFIESVLITHKNRYTLCVSSQIGCLMNCDFCATALMGYERNLSVSEILLQYYYVQKHLLKRGKKLGNVVYMGMGEPFSNYRAVLSSIDILNSPKGQNFSKRNFTISTSGVVPVIKKFTLDESQIHLAISLHSVRDEIRNQIMPINKTWNVSKLKEALLEYQKKTKNRITFEYILIDELNSEPKDARELADFLSSFNCLVNLIPYNPVGGKIYKTPSKAKQREFYKILKDKNVNVTLRETKGQDIAAACGQLRAEKQLKREK is encoded by the coding sequence ATGGAAAAAATTGATATTTTGGGATTAAATTTGGAAGAATTGCAAGAAAAGTTTCTTTCGTTAGGACTTAAGAAATTTAATGCAAATCAAGTATTTGATTGGCTTCATAACAAACTTGAATTTGATTTTGACAAATTTTCAAATGTTTCGAAAAAAGATAGAGAAATTTTACAAAAAAATTTTTTTGTGGAAAAGCTGGAATTTAAAACTCATCAAGTTTCAGAAGATAAGGAAACTGAAAAATTTCTTTTTGAATTAAATGATAAAAAATTTATTGAAAGTGTATTAATTACTCATAAAAACAGATACACATTGTGTGTTTCATCACAAATTGGATGTCTTATGAATTGTGATTTTTGTGCGACGGCGTTAATGGGTTATGAGCGAAATTTATCCGTTTCAGAAATTTTGCTGCAGTATTATTATGTGCAAAAACATCTTTTAAAGCGTGGGAAAAAACTTGGAAATGTCGTTTATATGGGAATGGGAGAGCCTTTTTCAAATTATCGTGCCGTGCTTTCTTCAATAGATATATTAAATTCGCCAAAGGGACAAAATTTTTCTAAAAGAAATTTTACAATTTCGACAAGTGGAGTCGTTCCAGTTATAAAAAAATTTACATTGGACGAATCTCAGATTCATTTGGCGATTTCGCTTCATTCGGTAAGAGATGAAATTAGAAATCAAATTATGCCAATAAACAAAACTTGGAATGTAAGTAAATTAAAAGAGGCACTTTTGGAATATCAGAAAAAGACAAAAAATCGAATTACATTTGAGTATATTTTAATTGATGAATTAAATTCAGAACCAAAAGATGCAAGGGAACTCGCAGATTTTTTGAGTTCATTTAACTGTCTTGTAAATCTTATTCCATATAATCCAGTTGGGGGTAAAATTTATAAGACACCGTCAAAAGCGAAACAAAGAGAATTTTATAAAATATTGAAGGATAAAAATGTTAATGTGACGCTTAGGGAAACGAAAGGTCAAGATATTGCAGCGGCTTGTGGACAATTAAGAGCTGAAAAGCAATTGAAAAGAGAAAAGTAA
- the fabV gene encoding enoyl-ACP reductase FabV — translation MVIKPRLKGGLALTNHPIGAKEFVKRQIDYIKSQDKYTGPKKVLIIGSSSGYGLSTRISLAFGAGAETIGVAFEKGVEGKRIGSAGWWNTIAFTEAAKKEGIPAKNFIGDAFSNEMKDEVIKYIKEEFGGKIDLVIYSLASGVRTDPKDGKTYRSALKSTKEEISGPTINFEKGTLEETTMGVATPEEIKSTVKVMGGEDWKLWIEALSNANVLANGFKTIAYSYLGPKVTYGIYKDGTIGAAKRDLEHTADVLNDYLKEKVNGEAYVSLSKALMTKASAVIPIFPLYAALLYKVMKEKGIHEGTIQQKHRLLKDMVYGNKPVIDSERRLRPDNLEMREDVQAEVEALWDKVTPENFKEISDYKGAREEFMQLNGFDFDNVDYNADVDIEELAKLRP, via the coding sequence ATGGTAATAAAACCTAGATTAAAAGGTGGATTAGCTTTAACTAATCATCCAATTGGAGCGAAAGAATTTGTAAAAAGACAAATTGACTATATAAAATCACAAGATAAATATACAGGACCAAAAAAAGTTTTAATAATAGGTTCATCATCAGGATATGGACTTTCAACAAGAATTTCACTAGCCTTTGGTGCAGGAGCTGAAACAATCGGTGTTGCATTTGAAAAAGGTGTGGAAGGAAAAAGAATCGGATCTGCTGGTTGGTGGAATACAATCGCTTTTACCGAAGCTGCAAAAAAAGAAGGAATTCCTGCAAAAAATTTCATTGGAGATGCTTTTTCTAACGAAATGAAAGATGAAGTCATAAAATATATAAAAGAAGAATTTGGCGGAAAAATTGACTTGGTAATTTATAGCTTGGCAAGTGGAGTAAGAACTGATCCTAAAGACGGTAAAACTTACAGATCTGCACTAAAATCAACAAAAGAAGAAATCTCAGGTCCTACAATAAACTTTGAAAAAGGAACATTGGAAGAAACTACAATGGGAGTTGCTACACCTGAAGAAATTAAAAGCACAGTAAAAGTAATGGGTGGAGAAGACTGGAAATTATGGATAGAAGCTCTTTCAAATGCAAATGTTTTAGCAAACGGTTTTAAAACTATCGCTTATTCATATTTAGGACCAAAAGTGACTTACGGAATTTATAAAGATGGAACAATTGGAGCTGCAAAAAGAGATTTAGAACACACTGCTGATGTTTTGAATGACTATTTAAAAGAAAAAGTCAATGGAGAAGCATATGTTTCACTAAGTAAAGCATTAATGACAAAAGCAAGTGCCGTTATCCCAATATTCCCATTATATGCCGCACTTCTTTACAAAGTTATGAAAGAAAAAGGAATTCATGAAGGAACAATACAGCAAAAACATAGATTATTAAAAGATATGGTCTATGGAAACAAACCTGTAATTGATTCTGAGAGAAGATTAAGACCTGACAACTTAGAAATGAGAGAAGATGTTCAGGCAGAAGTAGAAGCACTTTGGGACAAAGTAACACCTGAAAACTTTAAAGAAATAAGTGACTATAAAGGTGCAAGAGAAGAATTCATGCAATTAAATGGATTTGACTTTGACAATGTTGACTACAATGCCGATGTTGATATTGAAGAATTAGCAAAACTTCGTCCATAA
- the pyrE gene encoding orotate phosphoribosyltransferase has translation MSKNLSLEERVAKALFDVKAVKINVNEPFTFASGIKSPIYCDNRFVLGFSNERDVIVDGFVQAIDNDVDVIVGVATAGIPWSSFIADRMKKPLAYVRNKPKDHGAGKQIEGAEVKGKKVVVIEDLITTGKSSLIAVDVLQKEGVADMEVKSIFTYGFDTAKENYDKFNCKFSSLSNFSILINLLKNTDYLTKEEAEIALEWSKSPNTWGVK, from the coding sequence ATGAGTAAAAATTTAAGTTTGGAAGAGAGAGTGGCAAAGGCGCTTTTTGATGTAAAAGCCGTGAAAATCAATGTAAATGAACCTTTTACATTTGCATCTGGAATAAAAAGTCCAATTTATTGCGACAACAGATTTGTTTTGGGATTTTCTAACGAGAGAGATGTAATTGTTGACGGATTTGTACAAGCAATTGACAATGATGTAGATGTAATTGTGGGAGTTGCAACTGCTGGAATTCCTTGGTCCTCATTTATTGCAGATAGAATGAAAAAACCTCTTGCATATGTCAGAAACAAACCAAAAGATCATGGAGCTGGAAAACAAATTGAAGGTGCTGAAGTTAAAGGTAAAAAAGTTGTTGTAATTGAAGATTTGATTACGACTGGAAAAAGTAGTTTAATTGCCGTAGATGTGCTTCAAAAAGAAGGAGTAGCCGATATGGAAGTAAAATCAATTTTTACTTATGGATTTGACACTGCAAAAGAAAATTATGACAAATTTAACTGCAAATTTAGTTCTCTATCGAATTTTAGTATTTTGATAAATTTACTTAAAAATACGGATTATTTGACAAAGGAAGAAGCAGAAATTGCACTTGAATGGAGCAAAAGTCCAAATACTTGGGGAGTTAAATAA
- a CDS encoding dihydroorotase family protein codes for MGRREKRKMLFLKNGVDVFGKKIEILTLDDKIFKIGEKISENEVEEFEKKNSDKKLEVIDLNGKLLMPGVIDVHTHMREPGVDYKEDFSTGSRACAKAGITTFYDMPNTIPTTTTLKALEEKKELADKKSIVNYGFHFGGSKNDNVKEIKKVLESEKVNTVKIFMNISTGEMLIEDDEILKKVFENSKLVLVHAENEMIDKALKLNKDYGNGLYVCHIPSKEELIKVLNAKKDKNFNNEKHPVYAEVTPHHLFLNDEIRESTDRNKMLLRMKPELRTKADNEFLWEALNNGEIDTIGTDHAPHLISEKLEKITFGMPGVETSLTLMLNAYNEQKVKLETIQKLMCENPAKIMKIEKRGKLKEGYFADIIAVDLEKEWTVGVDDTIESKCGWTPYENWKLKGKNILTIVNGKVVFENGKFNDNLENGREVEFYE; via the coding sequence ATGGGAAGGAGAGAAAAGAGAAAGATGTTATTTTTGAAAAATGGTGTTGATGTTTTTGGAAAAAAGATTGAGATTTTGACTTTGGATGACAAGATTTTTAAAATTGGTGAAAAGATTTCAGAAAATGAAGTTGAAGAATTTGAGAAAAAAAATAGTGATAAAAAATTAGAAGTCATTGATTTGAATGGAAAACTTTTAATGCCGGGAGTTATTGATGTTCATACACATATGAGAGAACCAGGAGTTGATTATAAAGAAGATTTTTCAACAGGAAGCAGAGCTTGTGCTAAAGCGGGAATTACAACATTTTACGACATGCCAAATACAATTCCAACGACCACAACCTTAAAAGCGCTGGAAGAAAAAAAGGAATTGGCGGATAAAAAATCTATTGTAAATTATGGATTTCACTTTGGTGGAAGCAAAAATGACAATGTCAAAGAAATAAAAAAAGTTCTTGAAAGTGAAAAAGTAAATACTGTAAAAATATTTATGAATATTTCGACAGGAGAAATGCTTATTGAAGATGACGAAATTTTAAAAAAAGTATTTGAAAATTCTAAATTGGTGTTGGTTCACGCTGAAAATGAGATGATTGACAAAGCATTAAAACTTAATAAAGATTATGGAAATGGACTTTATGTCTGCCATATTCCGTCAAAAGAAGAATTGATTAAAGTTTTGAATGCGAAAAAAGATAAGAATTTTAATAATGAAAAGCATCCTGTTTATGCGGAAGTTACGCCACATCACTTATTTTTGAATGATGAAATTAGAGAAAGTACAGATAGAAATAAAATGCTTTTGAGAATGAAACCAGAACTTAGAACAAAAGCTGACAATGAATTTTTGTGGGAAGCGTTAAATAATGGTGAAATTGATACAATTGGAACAGATCATGCGCCGCATCTAATTTCAGAAAAATTGGAAAAAATAACTTTTGGAATGCCAGGTGTGGAAACTTCACTTACTTTAATGCTTAATGCCTATAATGAGCAAAAAGTGAAATTGGAGACAATCCAAAAACTTATGTGTGAAAATCCTGCAAAAATAATGAAAATTGAAAAAAGAGGAAAACTAAAAGAAGGATATTTTGCAGATATTATAGCTGTTGATTTAGAAAAAGAATGGACAGTTGGAGTTGACGATACGATTGAGTCAAAATGTGGATGGACACCTTATGAAAACTGGAAATTAAAAGGAAAAAATATTTTGACAATAGTTAATGGAAAAGTTGTTTTTGAAAATGGAAAATTTAATGATAATTTAGAAAATGGAAGGGAAGTGGAATTTTATGAGTAA